The proteins below come from a single Nostoc sp. KVJ3 genomic window:
- a CDS encoding 2,3-bisphosphoglycerate-dependent phosphoglycerate mutase → MAKLILIRHGQSLWNAENKFTGWVDVPLGEEGRAEATIASCKLKDYRVRVCFTSMLFRAIETAIVILTEVNDICDGRIPIIKHQADDENWHGWDKYKGDPEQELPVYPTAMLDERYYGELQGLNKAETAVKFGQEQVQLWRRSYAVPPPGGESLADTVKRTVPFFCDRILPHLITGDNVLIAAHGNSLRAIIKHLENLSEGEIVNVELGTAIPIIYDIDAHGQTTNKVILN, encoded by the coding sequence ATGGCTAAATTAATTTTGATCCGTCACGGACAGAGCCTTTGGAATGCAGAGAATAAATTTACAGGATGGGTTGATGTTCCTTTAGGCGAAGAGGGGCGAGCAGAAGCAACCATCGCCTCCTGCAAACTGAAGGATTATCGAGTCAGAGTTTGCTTTACCAGTATGCTGTTTCGCGCGATTGAAACTGCGATCGTTATCTTGACAGAAGTAAATGATATTTGCGACGGGAGAATTCCAATTATCAAGCATCAGGCAGATGATGAAAACTGGCATGGTTGGGATAAATACAAGGGCGATCCTGAACAGGAACTGCCAGTTTATCCTACAGCTATGCTGGATGAACGGTACTATGGCGAACTGCAAGGATTGAATAAAGCTGAAACCGCCGTAAAATTTGGCCAAGAACAGGTGCAACTCTGGCGACGATCCTATGCTGTGCCTCCACCTGGTGGCGAAAGTTTGGCAGATACGGTGAAGCGCACTGTTCCATTCTTTTGCGATCGCATTTTGCCGCACTTAATCACAGGAGATAACGTCTTGATTGCAGCGCATGGAAACTCACTCCGTGCCATCATTAAGCACCTAGAAAACCTATCCGAAGGGGAGATTGTCAATGTTGAGTTAGGAACAGCAATTCCAATTATCTATGATATTGATGCTCATGGTCAGACCACTAACAAAGTCATTTTGAATTGA
- a CDS encoding BMP family protein, whose protein sequence is MTTNFSRREFILFGSAAFATSLVVQACSNKPTTPIATTTGGSEGFKIAIALPGMITDKGWNQSGYEGINLAKQKLSAQIAYVEKVAQADQTEVLTDFARKGYNLIFAHGGQFDAAIEQVASQFPNTFFVGVNGNLKAENIASLRIDHLQASYLCGIIGAFVTKSNKLAYIAGEKFPATEGELRGFELGAKSVKPNIQITSTFTGDWNDVAKAKEATLALISSGADVIYQWLDNASAAVLQTAGEKGVYAFGNTKDQLDIAPKAVLTSAVKSLDLAIVYIAELAKQKQIKGQIYTIGLERTDILFLGKFGAIVPEAVKQKVLNTKQEIVNKKIVFEDCKEAGKDTRCVKKITT, encoded by the coding sequence ATGACAACAAACTTTAGTCGGCGTGAATTTATCTTGTTTGGTTCAGCCGCGTTTGCTACCAGCTTAGTGGTGCAAGCTTGTAGTAATAAGCCGACAACACCAATAGCGACAACAACAGGTGGTAGTGAAGGGTTTAAAATAGCGATCGCTCTCCCTGGAATGATTACCGATAAAGGCTGGAATCAATCTGGTTATGAAGGAATCAATCTAGCAAAACAAAAGCTAAGTGCCCAAATCGCCTATGTAGAAAAAGTAGCACAAGCAGATCAAACAGAAGTATTAACAGATTTTGCTCGTAAAGGCTACAATCTCATCTTCGCGCATGGTGGACAATTTGATGCCGCAATTGAACAAGTCGCCTCACAGTTCCCCAACACATTTTTTGTGGGAGTAAATGGTAATCTCAAGGCTGAGAATATTGCTTCTTTACGAATAGATCACCTACAAGCTAGTTATTTGTGTGGTATTATCGGTGCTTTTGTCACTAAATCTAATAAATTAGCTTATATTGCTGGAGAAAAGTTTCCCGCTACCGAGGGAGAACTACGGGGATTTGAATTAGGGGCAAAGTCTGTTAAACCAAATATCCAAATTACTTCTACTTTTACAGGTGATTGGAATGATGTTGCCAAAGCCAAAGAAGCTACTCTGGCATTAATTTCTTCTGGTGCTGATGTCATCTATCAATGGTTAGATAATGCTTCAGCCGCAGTTTTACAAACAGCAGGTGAAAAAGGAGTATATGCTTTTGGTAACACCAAGGATCAATTAGACATTGCACCAAAAGCTGTCTTAACCAGCGCTGTCAAAAGCTTAGATTTAGCCATCGTTTACATAGCAGAATTAGCTAAACAAAAACAAATCAAAGGACAAATATATACAATTGGGCTAGAAAGGACAGATATCTTATTTTTGGGGAAATTTGGGGCAATTGTGCCGGAAGCTGTTAAGCAAAAGGTATTGAATACAAAACAAGAAATTGTTAATAAAAAAATCGTTTTTGAAGACTGTAAAGAGGCTGGGAAGGATACGCGCTGCGTGAAGAAAATAACAACATAG
- a CDS encoding ABC transporter ATP-binding protein, whose protein sequence is MNYLRLNNITKRFGSFIANDNINLSVASGTIHAILGENGAGKSTLMNIISGLYQPDVGEIYLQEQLIKISSPNEAIKLGIGMIYQHFMLVPQLTVTENIILGMEKTWRLNIQSKQQEIAALSQAYGLEIDPTAKVENLSIGAQQWVEILKVLYRRAKLLILDEPTAVLTPPEVESLIVILRQLAAVGNTIIFISHKLEEVMNLCDSVTVLRQGKVVETISTSAATSQQLATLMVGREVGLQLNKSPTLPGEIILSVQNLQVTDERNIPAVNNVSFELRAGEILGIAGVDGNGQRELADGIALLRTIKQGKIEFTPKHSSVGYIPEDRQTMGLVLQFSIAQNLILKAFKYLPFCRRFLLQQEAIANHTQAAMQEFDIRANGIDIKVSQLSGGNQQKVVLARELAQTPALIIAMQPTRGLDVGATIAVQSRILTERDRGAAILYISTELEEVMAMSDRIAVIYRGEFVAILDAATAKVEEIGLLMAGGTPRE, encoded by the coding sequence ATGAACTATTTACGCTTAAACAATATTACCAAACGCTTTGGGTCTTTTATTGCTAACGACAATATCAATCTCTCTGTTGCATCTGGAACCATTCATGCAATACTAGGCGAAAATGGTGCGGGGAAGAGTACTTTAATGAATATTATTAGTGGACTCTATCAACCTGATGTTGGTGAGATTTATCTCCAAGAACAACTAATAAAAATTTCCTCGCCAAATGAGGCAATTAAATTAGGTATTGGCATGATTTACCAACACTTTATGCTTGTGCCTCAATTGACTGTCACAGAAAATATCATCTTAGGGATGGAGAAAACTTGGCGGCTAAATATCCAATCTAAACAGCAAGAAATCGCCGCATTATCCCAAGCTTATGGATTAGAAATTGACCCCACTGCCAAAGTTGAAAATTTATCTATTGGGGCACAACAATGGGTAGAAATTCTCAAAGTTCTCTACCGTCGAGCAAAGTTGTTGATTCTTGATGAACCTACAGCAGTTTTAACACCGCCAGAAGTAGAATCATTAATTGTTATCTTGCGCCAATTGGCAGCCGTGGGGAATACAATCATTTTTATCAGTCATAAATTAGAAGAGGTAATGAATCTCTGTGATTCAGTAACAGTTTTACGCCAGGGAAAGGTAGTAGAAACAATATCAACTTCAGCAGCGACATCTCAGCAGTTAGCAACATTAATGGTAGGACGGGAGGTAGGTTTACAGTTAAATAAAAGTCCTACATTACCAGGAGAAATAATCCTGTCGGTGCAAAATTTGCAAGTTACTGATGAAAGAAATATTCCGGCTGTGAATAATGTATCTTTTGAACTGCGGGCGGGAGAAATTTTAGGAATTGCTGGTGTCGATGGCAATGGACAGCGAGAATTAGCTGATGGCATTGCTCTTTTGCGGACTATTAAGCAGGGTAAAATTGAGTTTACGCCCAAACATTCCTCAGTAGGCTACATTCCAGAAGATAGACAGACAATGGGATTGGTGTTGCAATTTAGCATTGCCCAAAATTTAATTTTAAAAGCTTTTAAATATCTGCCATTTTGTCGCCGTTTTTTGTTACAACAAGAAGCGATCGCTAATCATACCCAAGCTGCTATGCAAGAGTTTGACATTCGGGCGAATGGGATTGATATCAAGGTAAGTCAGCTTTCGGGAGGAAATCAACAAAAAGTGGTGTTAGCGCGAGAACTGGCGCAAACACCAGCTTTAATTATCGCCATGCAACCCACCAGGGGATTAGATGTGGGGGCGACAATAGCCGTTCAGTCTCGAATATTAACAGAACGCGATCGCGGTGCCGCAATTTTGTATATTTCTACTGAGTTAGAAGAAGTGATGGCAATGAGCGATCGCATTGCTGTAATCTACAGAGGTGAGTTTGTGGCTATTTTGGATGCAGCTACGGCGAAGGTGGAAGAAATTGGTTTGTTGATGGCTGGGGGAACACCCAGAGAGTAA
- a CDS encoding sensor histidine kinase — MLHEFLLAERDEILALCSKKITGLGDSMSSSDEMERGLPVFYDELIEVLRADADTDESGEAHNNSIESVHRAAAERRGKESLKLGYSISQVVHGYGALCQAITQYIQQNSSETASPREFNRLNFCLDIAIAEAVTEFNRGQRENAERDEVLRLGFLAHELRNALTSATLASQLIITGKVGTNGSTSRILENAHRRMREIIDRSLVEVRLWNEPTVQYQRYRVIHLVSEVEATAWFEASGKSIEVRVEVAPELEVLIDRHLIISALSNLVQNAIKFTKKGGIVWIRGKAVGGRVLLEIEDQCGGLPPGDAEELFKPFSQIGTDKSGVGIGLTISRRSVSLNKGILSVRDVPHQGCVFSIDLPLASSSPQVST; from the coding sequence ATGTTACATGAATTTCTCTTAGCAGAACGTGACGAAATTCTCGCCTTATGTTCAAAAAAGATCACGGGTCTTGGTGATTCCATGAGTTCGAGCGACGAAATGGAAAGAGGATTACCTGTGTTCTACGATGAACTCATTGAGGTATTACGTGCTGATGCTGATACAGATGAATCTGGGGAAGCACATAACAATTCTATAGAAAGTGTTCACAGAGCCGCAGCAGAGCGCCGGGGGAAAGAGTCGTTAAAACTTGGTTACAGTATTTCTCAAGTTGTTCATGGCTACGGCGCTCTTTGTCAAGCTATCACTCAGTATATTCAGCAGAATAGTAGTGAAACAGCATCCCCTCGTGAATTCAATCGATTAAATTTCTGCCTGGATATCGCGATCGCTGAAGCGGTTACAGAGTTTAATCGAGGTCAGCGCGAGAATGCAGAGCGGGATGAGGTTCTACGTCTTGGATTTCTAGCACATGAGTTGCGAAATGCGTTGACCTCCGCTACTTTAGCTTCCCAACTTATAATCACAGGGAAAGTCGGAACCAATGGAAGTACATCTCGTATTCTTGAAAATGCCCATAGGCGTATGAGAGAGATTATTGATCGTTCACTTGTTGAGGTGCGACTGTGGAACGAACCAACTGTCCAATATCAGAGATATCGAGTTATTCACCTAGTCAGTGAAGTTGAGGCTACTGCATGGTTTGAAGCAAGTGGGAAATCAATTGAGGTGCGTGTTGAGGTAGCACCGGAATTGGAGGTTTTAATAGATCGTCACCTAATAATATCTGCCCTATCGAATCTGGTTCAAAATGCCATTAAGTTCACCAAGAAGGGTGGGATTGTATGGATACGCGGTAAGGCTGTAGGTGGGCGTGTTTTGCTTGAAATAGAGGATCAATGTGGAGGACTCCCGCCTGGTGATGCGGAAGAACTCTTTAAGCCTTTTTCTCAGATAGGAACAGATAAATCAGGAGTGGGGATTGGGCTTACAATTTCACGACGCTCCGTGTCGCTAAACAAAGGTATACTCTCAGTTCGGGATGTCCCCCATCAAGGATGTGTCTTCTCAATTGATTTACCCTTAGCCTCCTCCTCTCCACAGGTGTCAACTTAA
- a CDS encoding L-lactate dehydrogenase has translation MFETLFTPNPSVENKVSIRPRKGVIIGAGQVGMACAYSMMIQNCFDELILQDIQTERLQGEVMDLMHGIPFVEPVEIKAGTVADVGQNADLVIITAGASQKAGESRLDLVVRNVAIFKSLIADVVKYCPNAILLIVSNPVDIMTYVTLKLSGFPAARVIGSGTVLDSARFRTLLAQKMGIDSRSVHAYIIGEHGDSEVPVWSKVNIAGMPLYDREGSSAVDKAAQEIFERVKNAGYEILKRKGCTSYAIGLATTEIVQAILRGQERILTVSSLVNDFYGIRDVCLSLPSVVNEKGVIKRVNLTLNDMEQQQLTHSAQILRDIFDTLEL, from the coding sequence ATGTTTGAAACCCTCTTTACGCCTAATCCCAGTGTTGAAAATAAAGTCAGCATCCGTCCTCGCAAAGGTGTGATTATTGGTGCCGGACAAGTAGGGATGGCATGTGCCTATTCGATGATGATCCAAAACTGTTTTGATGAGTTAATTCTTCAAGATATTCAGACAGAGCGGCTTCAGGGAGAGGTGATGGATCTAATGCATGGCATTCCTTTTGTGGAGCCTGTTGAGATTAAAGCTGGCACTGTTGCCGATGTCGGACAGAATGCAGACCTGGTAATTATTACTGCTGGAGCCAGTCAGAAGGCGGGAGAGAGCCGCCTCGACTTGGTTGTACGCAACGTTGCTATCTTTAAGAGCTTGATTGCAGATGTCGTCAAATATTGCCCTAATGCTATCTTGCTGATTGTTAGCAATCCCGTAGACATTATGACTTACGTGACACTAAAGCTCTCAGGTTTTCCTGCTGCTAGGGTAATTGGCTCTGGAACGGTGCTTGACTCTGCCCGTTTTCGTACCCTGCTGGCGCAGAAAATGGGCATTGATTCACGCAGTGTTCACGCTTACATCATTGGTGAACATGGCGACAGTGAAGTACCCGTTTGGAGCAAGGTGAATATTGCCGGAATGCCTCTCTATGACCGAGAGGGTAGTTCGGCAGTAGATAAGGCTGCACAAGAGATTTTTGAGCGCGTTAAAAACGCTGGCTACGAAATCCTCAAACGCAAAGGGTGTACTTCCTACGCTATTGGATTGGCAACGACTGAAATTGTCCAAGCCATTCTGCGGGGACAAGAGCGCATCCTTACCGTTAGCTCCCTGGTGAATGACTTCTACGGTATTAGGGATGTTTGTCTCAGTCTGCCCTCTGTGGTGAATGAAAAAGGTGTCATTAAGAGGGTCAACCTTACCCTCAATGACATGGAGCAACAACAGCTTACTCATTCTGCACAGATTCTGCGTGACATTTTTGATACTCTGGAACTCTAG
- a CDS encoding zeta toxin family protein translates to MPSLYIIGGANGSGKTTVSMSLLPNFLDCFEYVNADAIAAGLSPLNPDSMAIEAGRLMIMRLRTLSNSGSDFAFETTLAARSFAPFIIGCRAKGYTINLIYFWLQSVDLAVERVAVRVASGGHSIPKDVIRRRYQQGRKNLISLYLPLCDGWMIYDNSRSSPLFVAERIIHQQPIIYINEIWNQIIEVLND, encoded by the coding sequence ATGCCGAGTCTTTATATTATCGGTGGTGCAAATGGTTCAGGAAAAACTACTGTTTCAATGAGTTTGTTACCGAATTTTCTAGACTGTTTTGAGTACGTAAATGCAGATGCTATTGCTGCTGGACTATCTCCATTAAATCCTGATTCTATGGCTATAGAAGCAGGAAGATTAATGATTATGCGACTGCGAACTTTATCTAATTCAGGTAGTGACTTTGCTTTTGAAACTACGCTAGCAGCTAGAAGTTTTGCACCTTTTATTATTGGTTGTAGAGCAAAAGGCTACACAATTAACTTGATATACTTTTGGTTACAAAGCGTTGACTTGGCAGTAGAACGAGTAGCAGTAAGGGTTGCTAGTGGTGGACACTCGATTCCAAAAGATGTTATTCGTAGACGTTACCAACAGGGACGAAAGAATCTGATTTCTTTATACTTACCTTTATGCGATGGTTGGATGATCTATGATAACTCTAGATCATCTCCCCTTTTCGTTGCTGAACGCATTATTCATCAACAGCCTATTATTTATATAAATGAGATTTGGAACCAAATTATAGAGGTATTAAATGACTGA
- a CDS encoding pyruvate kinase, whose translation MTISTLEHNQEEDTFDYLALDLSDPCVLLNTLQKLRQVVVQEGQDIFYQWRSRIQRQEFLSSGLNLAHYMALRRHDLRPLQAALIPWGLSSLGRLEARVMPNLDAVIATLGAICQVNSASLPIRPSIGAFLEGDRLLHQHTEDVFGQTLAHRRVRIMVTLPMEAASHYEFVRDLLQRGTNCVRINCAHDRASLWEAMIGNVRLAEKETGNSCKVLMDLAGPKPRIGLVMTPNQKHRIFQGECLVLTRDMPSMTDAKCFQANCTLPGVLDQLQVGATAWIDDGRIGARVESLTDRGVLLRITHASLKGSKLLPDKGLNFPDTDLQLSPLTDKDREDLDFVATHADIVGYSFVQSANDIKLLQQELADRMPQKSEIAIVAKIETPQAVSNLPELIVQAAGQQPFAVMIARGDLAIAIGYQRLAEMQEEILWLCEAAHVPVIWATQVLENLVKKGIPSRAEMTDAAMAERAECVMLNKGPFVAEAVTILDDVLTRMQTHQLKKTPQLRALHSW comes from the coding sequence ATGACAATTTCTACTCTAGAGCATAATCAAGAAGAAGATACTTTTGACTACCTTGCATTAGACCTATCTGATCCTTGTGTCTTGTTAAATACGCTGCAAAAATTGCGTCAGGTGGTTGTTCAAGAAGGGCAAGACATTTTTTACCAGTGGCGTTCGCGCATTCAACGACAAGAGTTTCTCAGCAGTGGACTCAATCTTGCCCATTACATGGCTCTACGAAGACATGATCTACGTCCTCTGCAAGCTGCCTTAATCCCCTGGGGCTTATCTTCCTTGGGTCGTTTGGAAGCGCGAGTGATGCCGAATTTAGATGCCGTGATTGCCACTCTGGGGGCAATCTGTCAGGTCAATTCGGCTAGTTTGCCGATTCGTCCTTCTATTGGGGCGTTTCTGGAGGGCGATCGCCTACTTCACCAACATACCGAAGATGTGTTTGGTCAGACTTTAGCTCATCGCCGGGTCAGAATCATGGTGACATTGCCAATGGAAGCCGCTAGCCATTACGAATTTGTCCGGGATCTGCTTCAGCGAGGGACTAACTGTGTACGCATTAACTGTGCCCACGATCGCGCTAGCCTTTGGGAAGCGATGATTGGCAATGTCCGTCTGGCAGAGAAAGAAACCGGAAATTCTTGCAAAGTCTTAATGGATCTGGCAGGGCCGAAGCCCCGAATTGGCTTAGTAATGACACCTAATCAGAAACATCGCATCTTTCAAGGGGAATGTCTTGTCTTAACCCGTGATATGCCTAGTATGACGGATGCTAAGTGTTTCCAGGCAAATTGTACTCTGCCCGGAGTACTCGATCAATTGCAGGTGGGCGCAACTGCCTGGATTGATGATGGTCGCATTGGAGCGCGTGTAGAATCTCTTACGGATCGGGGTGTTCTCTTACGCATCACCCATGCGAGTTTAAAGGGTAGTAAACTTCTGCCAGACAAGGGGCTTAACTTCCCCGATACAGATTTGCAACTTAGCCCACTTACTGATAAAGATCGAGAGGATTTAGATTTTGTTGCCACCCATGCCGATATTGTGGGCTATTCTTTTGTGCAATCTGCCAATGATATTAAACTGCTCCAGCAAGAGTTAGCAGATCGGATGCCTCAAAAGAGTGAAATTGCCATTGTTGCTAAGATTGAAACACCCCAAGCCGTCAGTAATTTACCTGAGTTGATTGTGCAAGCGGCAGGTCAACAACCCTTTGCGGTGATGATTGCTAGAGGAGATTTGGCGATCGCAATTGGGTATCAACGACTGGCTGAAATGCAAGAAGAAATTCTCTGGCTCTGTGAGGCGGCTCATGTCCCGGTGATTTGGGCAACTCAGGTGCTAGAAAATCTGGTGAAAAAAGGCATTCCCTCACGAGCAGAAATGACGGATGCAGCAATGGCAGAACGGGCTGAGTGCGTCATGCTCAACAAAGGGCCGTTTGTTGCCGAAGCCGTGACGATTCTGGATGATGTCTTGACTCGGATGCAGACGCATCAATTAAAGAAAACACCTCAACTCCGGGCGCTCCACTCTTGGTAA
- a CDS encoding glutamine synthetase family protein → MKRPGFIERHHLWTEIQKEASEKIKAVVKEQDILLIRTAWSDQHGIVRSKSLLPQAFFSALESGMQVSTGTFLFDTGGAIVFNPFVPGGSLDMPLMTGAPNLVAVPDPDTFKIVPWAKRTGFILCDEYFQNGEPMPFSSRGILRQSLLELHLRGFTYIVGLEVEWYLAKLEDPMLDFANVGTSGKPGQAAKVSAVEHSFQYLLESHNPEIHDLLRVLAENLVEMGLPLRSVENEGGAGQFEFTFDPIPALLAADTMMIFRMATKQICRQQGYIASFMCRPGLQGCSSNGWHLHQSLVDRTTDENAFMSATGQTLTSDLAKHFVGGLIKHANAASVFTTPTINGYKRFRPYSLAPDRAGWGWENRGAMIRLQGGYDDPSTHIENRVGEPAANPYLYMASQLISGLDGVDGQLDPGSPTESPYTTENPTLPKSLPEAISYLSQSELFSQKMGQQFINFIIKIKQSEINRFLQSVAELPPEEYLLQVTNWEQREYFELF, encoded by the coding sequence ATGAAAAGACCTGGATTTATTGAGCGTCATCACCTATGGACAGAAATCCAAAAAGAAGCATCTGAAAAAATCAAGGCTGTTGTTAAAGAACAAGATATATTGTTGATTCGTACTGCTTGGTCAGACCAGCATGGCATTGTTCGCAGTAAGTCGCTCTTACCTCAAGCCTTTTTCAGCGCCCTGGAAAGCGGTATGCAAGTCAGCACTGGGACATTCCTGTTTGATACTGGTGGCGCAATTGTATTTAACCCTTTTGTTCCTGGCGGTAGCTTGGATATGCCTCTGATGACAGGTGCGCCAAATCTTGTGGCTGTTCCTGACCCTGATACCTTCAAAATTGTGCCTTGGGCAAAACGCACTGGCTTTATCCTTTGTGACGAGTACTTTCAGAATGGTGAGCCAATGCCCTTTTCCAGTCGCGGTATTTTGCGCCAATCATTATTAGAGTTACATCTAAGAGGCTTTACGTATATTGTCGGCTTAGAAGTTGAGTGGTATCTGGCAAAGTTGGAAGATCCGATGTTAGATTTCGCTAATGTTGGTACTTCTGGAAAACCCGGACAAGCTGCTAAAGTTAGCGCCGTAGAGCATAGCTTCCAATATCTTTTAGAATCCCACAATCCAGAGATTCACGACTTACTGCGCGTTCTGGCAGAAAACTTAGTTGAAATGGGATTGCCTTTAAGGAGTGTAGAAAACGAAGGAGGTGCGGGTCAATTTGAATTTACCTTTGACCCGATTCCGGCATTGCTTGCTGCGGATACAATGATGATATTCCGAATGGCGACCAAGCAAATCTGCCGTCAACAAGGTTACATTGCATCATTTATGTGTCGTCCAGGACTGCAAGGTTGTTCTTCAAATGGCTGGCATTTGCACCAATCCCTTGTAGACCGAACTACAGACGAGAACGCTTTCATGTCTGCAACAGGGCAAACCCTCACATCAGATTTAGCTAAACACTTCGTTGGTGGTCTTATAAAACATGCCAATGCTGCTTCTGTGTTCACAACCCCGACAATTAACGGCTACAAAAGATTTAGACCTTATTCCTTAGCTCCTGACCGTGCGGGGTGGGGATGGGAAAACCGAGGCGCAATGATTAGATTACAAGGTGGTTATGATGACCCCAGCACCCACATTGAAAATCGAGTTGGAGAACCAGCAGCCAATCCCTATCTCTACATGGCATCGCAATTGATTTCTGGCTTAGATGGTGTAGATGGTCAACTTGACCCTGGTTCTCCAACAGAGTCACCTTACACTACAGAAAATCCAACTTTACCCAAAAGTTTGCCAGAGGCGATTTCATATTTGAGCCAAAGCGAACTTTTTTCTCAAAAAATGGGGCAGCAGTTCATAAACTTCATCATCAAGATCAAACAGAGTGAAATTAATCGCTTTTTGCAGTCCGTCGCCGAACTGCCACCAGAAGAGTATTTATTGCAGGTGACTAACTGGGAGCAAAGAGAATATTTTGAATTATTTTGA